From the genome of Impatiens glandulifera chromosome 9, dImpGla2.1, whole genome shotgun sequence, one region includes:
- the LOC124914659 gene encoding 60S ribosomal protein L23-like gives MPLYISTSPILCVVCSSSEMSKRGRGGSAGNKFRMSLGLPVAATVNCADNTGAKNLYIISVKGIKGRLNRLPSACVGDMVMATVKKGKPDLRKKVMPAVIVRQRKPWRRKDGVFMYFEDNAGVIVNPKGEMKGSAITGPIGKECADLWPRIASAANAIV, from the exons ATGCCACTATATATTTCAACTTCGCCGATTCTTTGCGTTGTTTGCAGCTCATCAGAAATGTCGAAGCGAG GTCGCGGAGGATCGGCGGGGAACAAGTTTCGTATGTCCCTTGGTCTGCCTGTGGCGGCCACGGTGAACTGCGCCGACAACACAGGAGCAAAGAACCTGTACATCATCTCCGTGAAAGGGATCAAGGGTAGACTTAACCGTCTTCCATCGGCATGTGTCGGTGATATGGTAATGGCTACAGTAAAGAAGGGAAAGCCCGATCTGAGAAAGAAAGTGATGCCCGCTGTCATAGTTAGGCAGCGCAAGCCATGGCGCCGAAAGGACGGAGTCTTCATGTATTTTGAAG ATAATGCTGGAGTTATTGTTAATCCCAAGGGAGAAATGAAAG GTTCTGCTATTACTGGTCCAATTGGAAAAGAATGTGCTGATCTTTGGCCAAGAATTGCAAGTGCAGCTAATGCTATTGTCTGA
- the LOC124915071 gene encoding nuclear transport factor 2-like isoform X2 has protein sequence MSMSSPYQVHVTAAQVASYFVGQYYQVLQNQPEFVHQFYTDASTVVRIDGHTREMASGMLQIHTLVKSLDYRGVEITTLHSLESWNGSVMMMATGVVHTKVSNARRKFAQTFCLAPQEKGFFLLNDIFHYIEDDSVSPLAYFPNMRTQVNVSPTTQGTASTNFMLVGDNNPMEYTNPADFKENGAPNNYSFSDSLLLHASEVDNISADKFTQLSNGSIPNAVASLQEYMSPPTEEPAEEPQKHTYASIVTKGQSVPSAPSQAHINKSKPAPEWNHVSEPQHTVASANAVETSPPDAEEESPLVEEGELKSVYARNLPPTVSVSEIEEEFKRFGKLGPDAIAIRNRKDLGVCYAFIEFLDITGVHNAIKAASVEIGGQQVFIEERRANRYSGFRGGRRGRYRGGHQYGGPRGGRFGRGYGQDAGEYYNNRGRGNGYYRPSGRQDRGVFVSRATQDQSEYE, from the exons ATGTCCATGTCTTCACCTTATCAAGTTCACGTCACCGCTGCGCAG GTAGCATCTTACTTCGTCGGCCAGTACTATCAGGTGCTGCAGAATCAGCCTGAGTTTGTGCATCAGTTTTACACCGATGCTAGCACTGTGGTCCGCATTGATGGGCACACTCGTGAGATGGCCAGTGGAATGCTG CAAATCCATACACTGGTTAAGTCTCTTGATTACCGTGGAGTAGAAATCACGACACTACATTCTCTGGAGTCTTGGAACGGAAGTGTGATGATGATGGCTACAGGTGTGGTACATACTAAGGTTTCCAATGCAAGGCGAAAATTTGCGCAGACTTTTTGCCTTGCTCCGCAGGAGAAAGGCTTCTTCCTTTTAAACGacatatttcattatattgAGGATGACTCTGTCAGTCCACTTGCTTACTTTCCTAACATGAGAACCCAAGTGAACGTTTCACCAACTACTCAAGGAACAG CATCTACTAACTTCATGTTAGTTGGAGACAATAATCCCATGGAGTACACAAATCCAGCAGATTTCAAAGAAAATGGTGCACCGAATAACTACAGCTTCTCCGATTCACTGCTGCTGCATGCTTCCGAGGTTGACAATATTTCTGCAGATAAGTTTACACAGCTGTCCAACGGGTCTATTCCCAATGCAGTTGCTTCCTTGCAAGAATATATGTCTCCTCCAACTGAAGAGCCTGCTGAAGAACCGCAGAAACACACTTACGCTTCAATT GTTACGAAAGGGCAATCTGTCCCATCAGCGCCTTCCCAGGCCCATATCAACAAGTCTAAACCTGCTCCAGAATGGAATCATGTCTCAGAACCTCAGCACACTGTGGCGTCTGCAAATGCTGTAGAAACCTCTCCGCCTGATGCTGAAGAGGAGAGTCCTCTGGTGGAAGAAG GTGAACTTAAATCTGTATATGCGAGAAACTTACCTCCTACTGTGTCTGTTTCTGAAATTGAGGAGGAATTCAAGAGATTTGGCAAACTTGGGCCAGATGCCATTGCAATTAGAAATCGGAAG GACCTTGGCGTGTGTTATGCCTTTATTGAATTTCTTGATATAACTGGAGTCCACAATGCTATCAAG GCGGCATCAGTTGAGATAGGTGGGCAGCAAGTATTCATTGAAGAGCGCAGGGCGAACAGATACAGTGGATTCCGAGGAGGAA GAAGAGGAAGGTACAGAGGTGGGCATCAATATGGCGGCCCAAGAGGTGGTCGTTTTGGAAGAGGGTATGGTCAGGACGCAGGAGAGTACTACAATAACAGGGGGAGGGGGAATGGTTACTACAGACCATCCGGGAGGCAAGACAGGGGGGTGTTTGTTTCTAGGGCGACGCAAGACCAGTCAGAATATGAATGA
- the LOC124915071 gene encoding nuclear transport factor 2-like isoform X1: MSMSSPYQVHVTAAQVASYFVGQYYQVLQNQPEFVHQFYTDASTVVRIDGHTREMASGMLQIHTLVKSLDYRGVEITTLHSLESWNGSVMMMATGVVHTKVSNARRKFAQTFCLAPQEKGFFLLNDIFHYIEDDSVSPLAYFPNMRTQVNVSPTTQGTASTNFMLVGDNNPMEYTNPADFKENGAPNNYSFSDSLLLHASEVDNISADKFTQLSNGSIPNAVASLQEYMSPPTEEPAEEPQKHTYASILQVTKGQSVPSAPSQAHINKSKPAPEWNHVSEPQHTVASANAVETSPPDAEEESPLVEEGELKSVYARNLPPTVSVSEIEEEFKRFGKLGPDAIAIRNRKDLGVCYAFIEFLDITGVHNAIKAASVEIGGQQVFIEERRANRYSGFRGGRRGRYRGGHQYGGPRGGRFGRGYGQDAGEYYNNRGRGNGYYRPSGRQDRGVFVSRATQDQSEYE; encoded by the exons ATGTCCATGTCTTCACCTTATCAAGTTCACGTCACCGCTGCGCAG GTAGCATCTTACTTCGTCGGCCAGTACTATCAGGTGCTGCAGAATCAGCCTGAGTTTGTGCATCAGTTTTACACCGATGCTAGCACTGTGGTCCGCATTGATGGGCACACTCGTGAGATGGCCAGTGGAATGCTG CAAATCCATACACTGGTTAAGTCTCTTGATTACCGTGGAGTAGAAATCACGACACTACATTCTCTGGAGTCTTGGAACGGAAGTGTGATGATGATGGCTACAGGTGTGGTACATACTAAGGTTTCCAATGCAAGGCGAAAATTTGCGCAGACTTTTTGCCTTGCTCCGCAGGAGAAAGGCTTCTTCCTTTTAAACGacatatttcattatattgAGGATGACTCTGTCAGTCCACTTGCTTACTTTCCTAACATGAGAACCCAAGTGAACGTTTCACCAACTACTCAAGGAACAG CATCTACTAACTTCATGTTAGTTGGAGACAATAATCCCATGGAGTACACAAATCCAGCAGATTTCAAAGAAAATGGTGCACCGAATAACTACAGCTTCTCCGATTCACTGCTGCTGCATGCTTCCGAGGTTGACAATATTTCTGCAGATAAGTTTACACAGCTGTCCAACGGGTCTATTCCCAATGCAGTTGCTTCCTTGCAAGAATATATGTCTCCTCCAACTGAAGAGCCTGCTGAAGAACCGCAGAAACACACTTACGCTTCAATT TTGCAGGTTACGAAAGGGCAATCTGTCCCATCAGCGCCTTCCCAGGCCCATATCAACAAGTCTAAACCTGCTCCAGAATGGAATCATGTCTCAGAACCTCAGCACACTGTGGCGTCTGCAAATGCTGTAGAAACCTCTCCGCCTGATGCTGAAGAGGAGAGTCCTCTGGTGGAAGAAG GTGAACTTAAATCTGTATATGCGAGAAACTTACCTCCTACTGTGTCTGTTTCTGAAATTGAGGAGGAATTCAAGAGATTTGGCAAACTTGGGCCAGATGCCATTGCAATTAGAAATCGGAAG GACCTTGGCGTGTGTTATGCCTTTATTGAATTTCTTGATATAACTGGAGTCCACAATGCTATCAAG GCGGCATCAGTTGAGATAGGTGGGCAGCAAGTATTCATTGAAGAGCGCAGGGCGAACAGATACAGTGGATTCCGAGGAGGAA GAAGAGGAAGGTACAGAGGTGGGCATCAATATGGCGGCCCAAGAGGTGGTCGTTTTGGAAGAGGGTATGGTCAGGACGCAGGAGAGTACTACAATAACAGGGGGAGGGGGAATGGTTACTACAGACCATCCGGGAGGCAAGACAGGGGGGTGTTTGTTTCTAGGGCGACGCAAGACCAGTCAGAATATGAATGA
- the LOC124915073 gene encoding uncharacterized protein LOC124915073, whose translation MLHSAASFSVYATGEGEKDGAIAREIMLEYGGGGGGDDGGVERSVTTSGDRRREALASFDSGEFSFGKNNAMDLLLEEDEEAFGHGQSDVDIEEYFKKMVTQNPSNALFLRNYAHLLQSKGELERAEEYYLKATIADPEDGEILLLYAKLIWELHHDYKIASDYFHRAALAAPNDSNILAEFARFLWEAGEESEDDEDEPSQLPLAAPAPPAPESEEYFEMAIQTNPNDSNTLAAYARFLWETDCQDEITSK comes from the exons ATGTTGCATTCAGCTGCATCGTTTTCTGTGTACGCTACAGGAGAGGGAGAGAAAGATGGAGCGATAGCAAGAGAAATAATGTTGGAATATGGTGGTGGTGGGGGTGGTGATGATGGCGGTGTGGAGAGATCTGTGACAACAAGTGGAGACAGAAGAAGAGAAGCATTAGCAAGTTTCGATTCTGGTGAATTCAGCTTTGGGAAGAATAATGCCATGGATTTGTTACTTGAGGAAGACGAAGAAGCATTTGGCCATGGACAAAGTGATGTCGACATTGAGGAATATTTCAAGAAGATGGTGACCCAAAATCCTTCTAATGCTCTTTTCCTAAGAAATTATGCCCATCTTTTGCAG TCAAAGGGAGAATTAGAAAGAGCAGAGGAATATTACTTGAAGGCTACAATAGCTGATCCTGAAGACGGTGAAATCCTATTACTTTATGCTAAACTTATTTGGGAACTCCATCATGACTACAAAATTGCATCAGATTACTTTCATCGTGCTGCTCTAGCTGCTCCAAATGATAG CAATATTCTGGCAGAGTTTGCTCGTTTTCTTTGGGAAGCAGGAGAAGAAAGTGAAGATGATGAGGATGAGCCCTCACAATTACCTTTAGCAGCACCAGCACCACCAGCACCAGAATCTGAAGAATACTTTGAAATGGCAATTCAAACCAACCCAAATGACAG TAATACACTGGCAGCCTATGCTAGATTCCTGTGGGAAACCGACTGCCAAGATGAGATTACTTCAAAGTaa